One window of Methanobrevibacter woesei genomic DNA carries:
- a CDS encoding dCTP deaminase, whose amino-acid sequence MLGEEELIKLFPDFAELVQPSGIDLPLDKIYTQESEGSLIDNEKNLPEIKEMEGPVYTLKPHTAYLASIDRKIKIPKGYSMLYLPRSTLLRSFVSVQTAVGDPGFYGTLMFMIYNHGDYEYKIKQGDRIAQGVVFKVEGSGEYNGSYQEEEK is encoded by the coding sequence ATGCTTGGTGAAGAAGAATTAATTAAATTATTCCCTGATTTTGCTGAATTGGTCCAACCTTCAGGTATAGACCTCCCTTTAGATAAAATTTACACTCAGGAAAGTGAAGGCTCTCTTATTGACAATGAAAAGAATCTTCCAGAAATTAAGGAAATGGAAGGTCCTGTATACACTTTAAAACCTCATACTGCTTATCTAGCTAGTATTGACAGGAAAATCAAAATACCTAAAGGTTATTCTATGCTTTATTTACCTAGATCCACTCTTTTAAGGTCTTTTGTTTCAGTCCAGACTGCTGTTGGTGATCCTGGCTTTTACGGAACCTTGATGTTCATGATTTACAACCATGGTGACTATGAATATAAAATCAAGCAGGGTGACAGAATAGCTCAAGGGGTTGTCTTTAAAGTTGAAGGCTCTGGAGAGTACAATGGTTCTTATCAGGAAGAGGAAAAATGA
- a CDS encoding cobalamin-dependent protein (Presence of a B(12) (cobalamin)-binding domain implies dependence on cobalamin itself, in one of its several forms, or in some unusual lineages, dependence on a cobalamin-like analog.), whose translation MSNFNDLLKGVRKVLLIDPAFPLSRKSHNHADLLPVGLLKISSYLKSRGIETKLIRLRNQLLKSDLDFDPDLILITSVFTYWANEVKNAVDFSKLHFPKAFTVVGGVFASLMPEKCKEFTGCDYVNEGIILEAEDIKPDYSLLGEDESKIDYQIVHSSRGCVRKCGFCGVYKIEPTFKCKKSIQEEIIRKKLIFYDNNLLANEYIEELLKELVELKNSKVISRCESQSGFDGRILRQNPNLATLLKEAGFVNPKLAWDYSVKSHKKRKEEIDILVEAGFKPKDISIFMIYNYDLDFVELEEKRIYCFKWGVQVSDCRYRPLNRLDDNYNPYAKKPQSNEDYHINHNWSDEEVRQFRRNVRQHNICVRHEMAYYSNAAERKKIPKEDSLKFRSMSFEEVKNYLSDAWNPLEINYPKHTKTSLDDFLVSGEKK comes from the coding sequence ATGAGTAATTTTAATGATTTATTAAAAGGAGTTAGAAAAGTCCTTTTAATAGATCCTGCTTTTCCATTATCTAGAAAAAGTCATAACCATGCAGATTTATTGCCAGTGGGTTTGTTAAAAATATCAAGTTACTTAAAATCTAGAGGTATTGAAACAAAATTAATAAGATTGAGAAATCAGTTATTGAAATCAGATCTTGATTTTGATCCTGATTTGATTTTAATAACTTCAGTTTTTACATATTGGGCAAATGAAGTTAAAAATGCTGTTGATTTTTCGAAACTTCATTTTCCTAAAGCTTTTACGGTTGTTGGTGGAGTTTTTGCTTCATTAATGCCAGAAAAATGTAAAGAGTTTACTGGTTGTGATTATGTTAATGAGGGTATTATTTTAGAAGCTGAAGATATTAAACCTGATTATTCATTATTGGGGGAAGATGAATCAAAGATTGATTATCAAATTGTTCATTCTTCTAGAGGTTGTGTGCGAAAATGTGGGTTTTGTGGTGTTTATAAAATAGAACCTACTTTCAAATGCAAGAAATCAATTCAAGAGGAAATAATTCGTAAAAAATTAATTTTTTATGATAATAATTTATTAGCTAATGAGTATATTGAAGAGTTACTTAAGGAATTAGTAGAATTAAAAAATTCAAAAGTTATATCTCGTTGTGAATCTCAAAGTGGATTTGATGGTAGGATTTTAAGACAAAATCCAAATCTAGCAACTTTATTAAAAGAGGCGGGATTTGTTAATCCTAAATTAGCATGGGATTATTCAGTAAAATCTCATAAAAAACGAAAAGAAGAAATTGATATTCTAGTTGAAGCAGGATTTAAACCTAAAGATATATCTATTTTTATGATTTATAATTATGATTTGGATTTTGTTGAACTTGAAGAAAAAAGAATTTATTGTTTTAAATGGGGTGTTCAGGTATCAGACTGTCGTTATAGGCCTTTAAACAGATTGGATGATAATTATAATCCTTATGCTAAAAAACCTCAATCTAATGAAGATTATCATATTAATCATAATTGGTCTGATGAAGAGGTTAGGCAGTTTAGAAGAAATGTTCGTCAACATAATATTTGTGTTCGTCATGAAATGGCATATTATTCTAATGCTGCAGAAAGAAAAAAAATACCTAAAGAAGATTCATTAAAATTCAGATCAATGAGTTTTGAGGAAGTGAAAAATTATTTGTCTGATGCATGGAATCCTCTGGAAATAAATTATCCAAAACATACTAAAACATCTTTAGATGATTTTTTAGTTAGTGGTGAAAAAAAATAG
- a CDS encoding DEAD/DEAH box helicase family protein, whose amino-acid sequence MSFKDLDLELHYDSEKYDLIEEFYTPVLSEAVEYYRAVGFFNSKSLSLVASGLKKFILNKGKMKLVCGADLSPEDVKSIVLGYESPDEILTNNFFKDLDSLEDHIKKDHIQVLGWMIANNLLDIKIAFKLDHFGNLKSREDGILHYKIGILKDFQNNYISFSGSNNETAAAWSKNIESFDIFRSWYSGESDHLLEHIDLFNRTFMGKDELIKVIDVPNAVKNKLIDMSPVEFHDLKFHDVKSENNINMENKPVLFEYQVEAIDNWFNNGKKGIFSMATGTGKTFTALGCLDKLLDEENKLVIIISVPYQHLIQQWKRSIEQFGILSKIDKILTVDGTNPKGKTQFKEYLLKIDLGFFNKMIVLTTHVSLASDEFTDSIKNKNIHSNFLLVGDELHGLGSHTRLQGLLNEYDYRLGLSATPERMYDDVGTNSLFNFFGDIVYSFDLEKALTEINPLTNLTYLTPYEYYPFFVELTYDELYDYEEITSKIAKECNDKGNKNINYKKVEGLLFNRANILKNAKDKFDKLRLILNELEDKDNLLIYCSEKQIGKVLDIVGNEFNLSVKSFTNNDNSKPQKSNNFKSDRDIILEDFKNGFYSCIVSMHCLDEGVDVPSASKAILMCNSTNSREFIQRVGRVIRRHEKKTFAQVYDMIIKPSKFSEFSEIERKIFLKEKERADKIGKLALNKSSYVKKMYGC is encoded by the coding sequence TTGAGTTTTAAAGATCTTGATTTGGAGTTACATTACGATTCTGAGAAGTACGATCTTATTGAAGAGTTTTATACTCCTGTTTTATCAGAAGCTGTGGAATATTATAGGGCTGTTGGATTTTTTAATTCAAAAAGTTTAAGTTTAGTTGCATCAGGATTAAAAAAATTTATTTTAAATAAAGGTAAGATGAAGCTTGTTTGTGGTGCAGATCTGTCTCCAGAAGATGTAAAATCTATTGTATTAGGATATGAATCTCCTGATGAAATATTAACAAATAACTTTTTTAAAGATCTTGATTCACTTGAAGATCATATTAAAAAAGATCATATTCAAGTTTTGGGATGGATGATTGCTAATAATCTGTTAGATATTAAAATTGCATTTAAATTGGATCACTTTGGCAACCTAAAATCAAGAGAGGATGGTATCTTACATTATAAGATAGGTATTCTAAAAGATTTTCAGAATAATTATATTTCTTTCAGTGGATCAAATAATGAAACTGCTGCGGCATGGTCAAAAAATATTGAAAGCTTTGATATTTTTAGAAGTTGGTATTCTGGTGAATCTGATCATTTATTAGAACATATTGATTTATTCAATAGGACATTTATGGGTAAAGATGAATTAATTAAAGTAATTGATGTTCCTAATGCAGTTAAAAATAAATTAATTGATATGTCTCCTGTTGAGTTTCATGATTTAAAATTCCATGATGTTAAATCAGAAAATAATATTAATATGGAAAATAAACCTGTATTATTTGAATATCAAGTTGAAGCAATTGATAATTGGTTTAATAATGGAAAAAAAGGAATATTTTCAATGGCTACTGGAACTGGAAAGACATTTACTGCATTAGGATGTTTAGATAAACTTCTTGATGAAGAAAATAAATTAGTGATTATAATTTCAGTTCCGTATCAACATTTAATTCAACAGTGGAAAAGAAGCATAGAACAATTTGGAATTTTAAGTAAAATAGATAAAATTTTAACTGTGGATGGCACTAATCCAAAGGGAAAAACTCAATTTAAAGAGTATCTTCTAAAAATTGATTTAGGATTTTTTAATAAAATGATTGTTTTAACAACACATGTTTCTTTAGCAAGTGATGAGTTTACCGATTCTATTAAAAATAAAAATATTCATTCTAATTTTTTATTAGTGGGTGATGAACTACATGGTTTAGGATCTCACACTCGTTTACAGGGTTTGTTGAATGAGTATGATTATAGGTTGGGGTTAAGTGCAACTCCTGAAAGAATGTATGATGATGTTGGAACTAATAGTCTGTTTAATTTTTTTGGGGATATTGTTTATTCTTTTGATTTAGAGAAAGCATTAACTGAAATAAACCCACTCACTAATCTAACTTATTTAACTCCTTATGAATATTATCCTTTTTTTGTTGAGTTAACATACGATGAATTATATGATTATGAAGAAATTACCTCAAAAATTGCTAAAGAATGTAATGATAAAGGAAATAAGAATATTAACTATAAAAAGGTTGAAGGATTGTTATTTAATAGGGCTAATATTCTAAAAAATGCTAAAGACAAATTTGATAAATTGCGTTTAATACTTAATGAACTTGAGGATAAAGATAACTTATTAATTTATTGTAGTGAGAAACAAATTGGTAAAGTGTTGGATATAGTTGGAAATGAATTTAATTTGTCTGTGAAGTCTTTTACTAATAATGATAATTCTAAGCCTCAAAAATCAAATAATTTTAAATCAGATAGGGACATTATTTTAGAAGATTTTAAAAATGGGTTTTATAGTTGTATTGTTTCTATGCATTGTTTGGATGAAGGAGTTGATGTTCCTTCAGCATCTAAAGCTATTTTAATGTGTAATAGTACTAATTCAAGGGAATTTATTCAACGTGTAGGTAGAGTTATTCGGAGGCATGAAAAAAAGACTTTTGCTCAAGTTTATGACATGATTATTAAACCTTCTAAATTTTCAGAATTTTCAGAAATTGAAAGAAAAATTTTTCTTAAAGAAAAGGAGAGAGCTGATAAAATAGGTAAGTTAGCACTAAATAAATCAAGTTATGTTAAAAAAATGTATGGTTGTTGA
- a CDS encoding thiamine pyrophosphate-binding protein, whose translation MNLADRLVELLEEFQLNTIFGIPGEQILPFYKALANSNLNHILVRHEQAAAHACDGYFKSSGKPAVCVATAGPGALNLVMAVSTAFKDNIPMLILTGDNPIASKKTDEFQSFPLKKIFKTCTVKSFNPHTAEEAVDNFARAMHLINRGPVHINLSKDILLNEINKKPLKNYDNHFFYNYNKIQKFINKSERPLIILGSGALESKEEIREITEKYQIPVATTYPAKGLVDENEKHSLGLIGNRGLERSKYAFENCDCIIALGTRLSERTIKNTDEVKDKLIHVNIDNNCLKGKFRVHGPVKEFINHINFNNSSNWLSDILKIKDSKYTDGIDDESEPLRPQSAINTIYEVFGNNRIVNDAGSHTTWATILKKSDDFGKLLFSGGFAPMGYGLPAAVGSAIAKPQEKIILINGDGDFQMNMQELATVAENNLNILMVILNNSQYGVIKQTQRNVYNMDPFEVDLTNPDFIKIASAYGIDSARVTSKDELKGVLACVKESSKPFLLEVVVRQEDIPLPK comes from the coding sequence ATGAATCTTGCAGATAGATTAGTTGAGCTTCTAGAGGAGTTTCAACTAAATACTATTTTTGGAATTCCTGGTGAGCAGATTCTTCCTTTCTACAAGGCACTAGCTAATTCTAACCTTAATCATATTCTTGTTCGCCATGAACAGGCTGCAGCTCATGCCTGTGATGGTTATTTCAAGTCCTCAGGAAAACCTGCAGTTTGTGTTGCAACTGCTGGTCCCGGTGCTCTTAATCTTGTCATGGCTGTTTCTACAGCATTTAAAGACAACATTCCAATGCTTATTTTAACTGGGGACAATCCAATAGCTAGCAAAAAAACAGATGAATTCCAGTCTTTTCCTTTAAAAAAGATTTTCAAGACATGCACAGTAAAGTCCTTCAATCCTCATACTGCTGAAGAAGCTGTTGATAATTTTGCAAGGGCAATGCATTTAATTAATCGGGGACCTGTTCATATTAATCTCTCAAAGGATATTTTACTTAATGAGATTAATAAAAAACCTTTAAAAAATTATGATAATCATTTCTTTTACAATTACAACAAGATTCAGAAATTCATTAACAAATCAGAAAGGCCTTTAATCATTTTAGGTTCAGGGGCTCTTGAATCTAAAGAGGAGATAAGAGAAATAACTGAAAAGTATCAAATACCTGTTGCTACAACTTATCCTGCCAAGGGGTTAGTGGATGAAAATGAAAAGCATTCTTTGGGCCTTATTGGAAACAGGGGTCTTGAAAGGTCAAAATATGCCTTTGAAAACTGTGACTGCATAATAGCTTTAGGTACGCGACTCTCTGAAAGGACTATTAAAAACACTGATGAAGTTAAAGACAAATTAATCCATGTAAACATTGACAATAACTGCTTAAAAGGTAAATTCAGGGTTCATGGACCTGTTAAGGAATTTATCAATCATATTAACTTTAATAATTCTTCTAATTGGCTTTCAGATATCCTAAAAATAAAGGATTCAAAATACACTGATGGGATAGATGATGAATCAGAACCTTTAAGGCCACAGTCAGCTATTAACACAATCTATGAGGTATTTGGAAATAACAGAATAGTAAATGATGCAGGAAGTCATACTACCTGGGCAACTATTCTTAAAAAGTCAGATGATTTTGGAAAACTTCTCTTTTCAGGAGGGTTTGCACCAATGGGCTATGGTCTTCCAGCTGCAGTGGGCTCTGCAATAGCTAAGCCTCAGGAAAAAATCATCCTCATTAATGGTGATGGTGATTTTCAGATGAATATGCAGGAATTAGCTACAGTGGCTGAAAACAACCTTAATATATTAATGGTAATCCTTAACAATTCTCAGTATGGGGTTATAAAACAGACTCAGAGGAATGTTTACAATATGGATCCCTTTGAAGTGGATTTAACCAATCCTGATTTTATTAAAATAGCTAGTGCATATGGCATTGATTCAGCAAGGGTAACTTCTAAAGATGAACTTAAAGGTGTTTTAGCTTGTGTTAAAGAGTCAAGCAAGCCTTTCCTTTTAGAGGTTGTTGTAAGGCAGGAGGACATTCCACTTCCTAAATAA
- a CDS encoding GNAT family N-acetyltransferase: protein MDMEYIKNNYRFELLTSEHDLSSFHCDSDDLNEFLKEDALIQQNYKFNMTKLICCDGEIIGYFSLLTDKIRISKLSEDECNKIKLKTRFKELPAIKIGRLALDKKYTNQGLGTIILESIMNIIYNLSINDVGVRYITVDGYVKAYHFYENNGFSVLKKDKNLIKSLNKIKKLNPERTIALYFDIYRASKG from the coding sequence ATGGATATGGAATATATTAAAAATAATTACCGTTTTGAGTTGCTTACATCTGAACATGATTTGTCTTCTTTTCACTGTGATTCCGATGATCTCAATGAATTTTTAAAAGAAGATGCATTAATTCAACAAAATTATAAATTTAACATGACTAAATTAATTTGTTGTGATGGTGAGATTATTGGTTATTTTTCTCTTTTAACAGATAAAATTAGAATATCAAAACTTTCAGAAGATGAGTGTAATAAGATAAAATTAAAAACAAGATTCAAAGAGTTACCAGCTATAAAAATTGGTAGATTAGCACTTGATAAAAAATATACTAATCAGGGATTGGGCACAATTATTCTTGAAAGTATTATGAATATTATCTACAATTTGTCAATAAATGATGTTGGTGTTAGGTATATTACTGTTGATGGTTATGTGAAAGCATATCATTTTTATGAGAATAATGGATTCTCTGTACTTAAAAAGGATAAAAACTTAATTAAAAGCTTAAATAAAATAAAAAAATTAAACCCTGAAAGGACAATTGCATTATATTTTGATATTTATAGAGCTTCAAAGGGATAA
- a CDS encoding AAA family ATPase produces the protein MRIQEICLHNYRIYGDLKLFLPKSDKDIQIIVGKNGVGKTTFLNAINWCLYGDEPHAYSEETGLPILKLNASDDIVSVKLVVGTKNGTITFSREKIGNRESILHVEKKMKNGELIKLTKQDEVYMEVDGFVPQMIREFFFFDGEQLDNYFLNSRTRNIEGQVFKLSNIVVLEEMINHLSKKVSSINRSAGSKNKNLDSLNDKIAIKEESLNKEKERKKSLIKDIEDANSQIEFLSNILRGIPDIDKLEDKKNKLKKDIASVEDKLDDIEKKRASLLVFNSSKVLLHDAIFEFSKFIDNKIENNELPERVDEDVIHESLDNNRCDVCGRELDDESIEYLKKSLANYKLSNDLSKLLLDYNGELKVHKRDIDRYKVQYDNLVEDTIFFENKLDSYKKEQQEVDSQYIEHEGISKSFHERKEHENNLSKNNQELGAVNNNIKYLKDEIASLKKELEKAMDKQAKTKILNKKKKLCEDALELVKSTKHDVMDYTRRQIQDYTKNTFFKLLWKKGTYVDVVIPKNYMLELIHSQTNENSLGSASAAERELLALAFTLGIHSVSGFNSPLLIDTPLARVSDEHRVNFAKTLLEISEDKQIILLLTPAEYSEDIKVLFNNEHVNEYTITLSGDETISNIGGNDG, from the coding sequence ATGCGTATTCAAGAAATATGTCTCCATAACTATAGAATTTATGGTGATTTAAAATTATTTTTACCAAAATCTGATAAAGATATTCAAATTATAGTGGGAAAAAATGGGGTTGGAAAAACTACCTTTTTAAATGCAATTAATTGGTGTTTATATGGTGATGAGCCTCATGCATATTCTGAAGAAACTGGTTTGCCTATTTTAAAATTAAATGCTTCAGATGATATTGTTAGTGTTAAACTAGTTGTAGGTACTAAAAATGGAACTATAACTTTTTCACGTGAAAAAATTGGTAACCGTGAATCTATTCTTCATGTTGAGAAAAAAATGAAAAATGGAGAATTAATAAAATTAACCAAACAAGATGAAGTTTATATGGAAGTTGATGGGTTTGTTCCTCAAATGATAAGAGAATTTTTCTTTTTTGATGGAGAGCAACTAGATAACTATTTTTTAAATTCAAGAACAAGGAATATTGAAGGACAAGTTTTTAAGTTGTCAAATATTGTTGTTTTGGAGGAAATGATAAACCATTTATCTAAAAAAGTTTCATCAATTAATAGATCAGCAGGATCTAAAAATAAAAATCTAGATAGTTTAAATGATAAAATTGCAATTAAAGAGGAATCATTGAATAAAGAAAAAGAAAGAAAAAAATCTTTAATTAAAGATATTGAAGATGCTAACAGTCAAATTGAATTTTTATCTAATATTTTAAGAGGTATTCCTGATATTGACAAATTGGAAGATAAAAAAAATAAGTTAAAAAAGGATATTGCTTCTGTTGAAGATAAATTGGACGATATTGAAAAAAAACGTGCTAGTTTATTAGTGTTTAATTCATCTAAAGTATTGTTGCATGATGCAATTTTTGAATTTTCAAAGTTTATTGATAATAAAATAGAAAATAATGAGTTACCAGAACGTGTTGATGAAGATGTTATCCATGAAAGTTTAGATAATAATAGGTGTGATGTTTGTGGTAGGGAATTGGATGATGAATCTATTGAATACCTTAAAAAATCATTAGCTAATTATAAATTGTCAAATGATTTATCTAAATTGTTATTGGATTATAATGGCGAATTAAAAGTGCATAAAAGGGATATTGATAGGTATAAAGTTCAATATGATAATTTAGTTGAAGACACAATCTTTTTTGAGAATAAACTGGATTCTTATAAAAAAGAACAACAAGAAGTTGATTCCCAATATATTGAACATGAAGGAATATCTAAAAGTTTCCATGAAAGAAAAGAACATGAAAATAACTTATCTAAGAACAATCAAGAATTGGGTGCTGTAAATAATAATATAAAATATTTAAAAGATGAAATTGCATCTTTAAAAAAAGAATTGGAAAAAGCAATGGATAAGCAAGCAAAGACAAAAATCTTGAATAAAAAGAAAAAATTATGTGAAGATGCACTTGAATTAGTTAAATCAACTAAACATGATGTAATGGATTATACTAGAAGACAAATTCAAGATTATACAAAAAATACATTTTTTAAGTTGTTGTGGAAAAAAGGCACTTATGTAGATGTGGTTATTCCAAAAAATTATATGTTGGAACTTATTCATTCTCAGACTAATGAGAATTCTTTAGGTTCTGCTAGTGCTGCTGAAAGAGAATTGTTAGCATTAGCTTTTACTTTAGGAATTCATTCAGTTTCTGGATTTAATTCACCTTTATTGATTGATACTCCATTAGCAAGAGTTTCTGATGAGCATAGGGTTAATTTTGCAAAGACATTACTTGAAATTAGTGAAGATAAACAAATAATTTTATTACTCACTCCTGCGGAGTATTCTGAGGATATAAAGGTACTATTTAATAATGAACATGTTAATGAGTATACAATTACTCTAAGTGGTGATGAAACTATATCTAATATTGGTGGTAATGATGGATAG